In Topomyia yanbarensis strain Yona2022 chromosome 2, ASM3024719v1, whole genome shotgun sequence, one DNA window encodes the following:
- the LOC131679563 gene encoding uncharacterized protein LOC131679563: MLVHDLWRTGCDWDDAIDELSFRKWLRWTNILADMPVFKLPRSYFGTARSNEIEEVQLHIFADASETAYGCVAYFRAIVRGKVVCSLVMSRAKVAPLKQLSIPWLELLAAVFAARVVFWIDAEVVLSWIRSDQRRYKQFVGFRIGEILSSTKLTDWRWVPTRLNVADLVTKWGKGLEIHTNSPWVRGQQFLYDSVEKWPKRELPPANTTEELRVHLMLHDEQVARAIVDANRFSK; encoded by the exons ATGCTGGTTCATGATCTGTGGCGGACAGGCTGCGACTGGGATGATGCGATCGATGAGCTGTCGTTCAGGAAGTGGTTGCGGTGGACCAACATTCTCGCAGACATGCCGGTGTTTAAGCTACCTCGAAGCTACTTCGGAACTGCGAGATCAAATGAGATCGAAGAAGTCCAGCTTCACATCTTTGCTGATGCCAGCGAGACGGCGTACGGATGCGTGGCATACTTCCGTGCAATCGTACGGGGTAAGGTGGTGTGTTCGCTAGTGATGAGTCGAGCGAAGGTAGCACCGTTGAAGCAGTTGTCGATTCCGTGGCTAGAACTCCTGGCAGCGGTTTTTGCGGCAAG AGTGGTGTTCTGGATTGACGCAGAAGTGGTGCTGTCCTGGATTCGGTCGGATCAGCGCCGCTACAAGCAATTTGTTGGTTTTCGCATTGGCGAAATTCTTAGTTCGACTAAACTGACAGATTGGCGATGGGTTCCGACGAGATTGAACGTGGCGGATCTGGTAACCAAATGGGGTAAAGGTCTGGAGATACACACCAACAGTCCGTGGGTACGTGGGCAACAATTTTTGTACGACAGTGTGGAAAAGTGGCCGAAGAGAGAATTACCTCCCGCTAACACTACGGAGGAACTTCGGGTTCACTTGATGCTGCACGACGAGCAAGTTGCACGGGCTATCGTGGACGCCAATCGCTTTTCTAAGTAG